In Jejubacter calystegiae, the following are encoded in one genomic region:
- the cas1e gene encoding type I-E CRISPR-associated endonuclease Cas1e encodes MSYIPLNPIPLKDRTSMIFLQYGQLDVLDGAFVLIDKNGVRTHIPVGSVACIMLETGTRVSHAAVHLASTVGTLLVWVGEAGVRLYASGQPGGARSDKLLYQAKLALDDQLRLKVVRKMYELRFQEAPPSRRSVEQLRGIEGARVRQTYMLLAQRHGIKWHGRKYDPKDWQKGDVVNRCISAATACLYGITEAAVLAAGYAPAIGFIHSGKPLSFVYDIADIIKFDSVVPKAFEIAASCPAEPDREVRLACRDLFRSQKLTGKLIPLIEEVLAAGEIEPPAPAPESVPPAIPEPYSLADSGHRGR; translated from the coding sequence ATGAGTTATATCCCACTTAACCCCATTCCACTGAAAGATCGTACTTCCATGATCTTTCTACAATACGGGCAACTGGACGTATTGGATGGCGCCTTTGTTCTGATCGATAAGAACGGGGTGCGCACCCATATTCCTGTCGGGTCGGTGGCCTGCATTATGCTGGAAACGGGAACCCGGGTGTCTCACGCGGCTGTGCATTTAGCCTCTACGGTTGGAACCTTGCTGGTTTGGGTTGGGGAGGCGGGTGTTCGACTATACGCCTCTGGCCAGCCGGGTGGTGCACGCTCGGATAAGTTGCTCTATCAGGCAAAGCTGGCGCTGGACGATCAGCTGCGTCTGAAAGTGGTACGCAAAATGTACGAGCTGCGTTTTCAAGAGGCGCCGCCGTCCCGCCGTTCGGTGGAGCAGCTACGGGGAATAGAGGGCGCCAGGGTTCGGCAAACCTATATGCTGTTGGCACAGCGCCATGGCATTAAGTGGCACGGTCGCAAATACGATCCTAAAGACTGGCAGAAAGGTGATGTCGTTAACCGCTGCATTAGCGCAGCGACGGCCTGTTTATACGGTATCACGGAAGCCGCGGTACTGGCTGCAGGCTATGCGCCAGCGATTGGTTTTATTCATAGCGGTAAGCCGCTCTCTTTTGTTTATGACATTGCCGATATCATCAAATTTGATTCGGTAGTGCCTAAGGCGTTTGAGATTGCGGCGAGCTGCCCTGCTGAGCCCGATCGTGAGGTCAGGCTGGCATGTCGGGATCTTTTCCGTAGCCAGAAATTAACGGGTAAGTTGATTCCGCTGATCGAAGAGGTGTTGGCTGCGGGGGAAATTGAACCTCCGGCACCCGCGCCGGAAAGCGTTCCTCCTGCGATACCAGAGCCTTATTCGCTGGCGGATAGCGGGCATCGGGGACGCTAA
- the cas6e gene encoding type I-E CRISPR-associated protein Cas6/Cse3/CasE codes for MNLSRITLCQNALTPERMIQLMEAGEYAIHQWLWELFPGLERRDFLYRQESRQGQLCFYLLSERSPEQSHPFFDVETKPFMPLLRAGQRLGFALRVNPVICRSGKRHDLLMETKRRLKESVEPRDMWEHQAQAARKWLERQGESSGFQLVQAEVDNYRQHRLTRLADSRPVQFSSVDYQGTLIVNDPERFLARIASGWGKSRAFGCGLMLLRPAVE; via the coding sequence ATGAACCTTTCCCGAATTACTCTTTGCCAGAATGCGCTGACGCCCGAAAGGATGATCCAGTTAATGGAGGCGGGGGAATATGCCATACATCAGTGGCTGTGGGAGCTATTCCCGGGCCTTGAGCGGCGAGACTTTTTGTATCGCCAGGAGAGCCGTCAGGGGCAGTTATGTTTTTATCTGCTTTCAGAACGTTCTCCAGAGCAGTCGCATCCATTTTTTGACGTGGAAACCAAACCCTTTATGCCATTACTTAGGGCAGGTCAAAGGCTTGGCTTCGCGTTAAGAGTCAATCCGGTGATATGTCGCAGCGGTAAACGGCACGATCTGCTGATGGAAACTAAGCGGCGCCTGAAAGAGAGCGTTGAACCACGGGATATGTGGGAGCATCAGGCGCAAGCCGCACGCAAATGGCTGGAGCGACAGGGGGAATCCTCGGGTTTCCAGCTGGTCCAGGCTGAGGTGGACAATTATCGACAGCATCGGCTAACGCGACTGGCGGATAGTCGGCCGGTTCAGTTTAGTTCCGTAGACTATCAGGGAACTTTGATCGTTAACGATCCTGAACGGTTTCTGGCGCGGATCGCGAGCGGGTGGGGGAAAAGTCGCGCGTTTGGCTGTGGCCTGATGCTTCTCCGCCCGGCGGTGGAATAG
- the cas5e gene encoding type I-E CRISPR-associated protein Cas5/CasD: MNQYLVFQLQGPMASWGEPAPGEVRHTNALPGRSSLLGLLAAALGIRRDEEDKLALLHQHYQFILCANEKPSWMRDYHTVQVPKAVRNIRWRTRREELQDKALLETTISRRDFYCDGYWLVMIAMTEGAPWSLARLRQALQFPEFPLYLGRKSHPLALPLWPQIYEGLAGDVLLNAQEAFLTRLSQLPGAQRLGRLQPVCWWEGQHAGLKEEIRGERRDQPISRRRWQFAPRVYSQGTAFREES; this comes from the coding sequence ATGAACCAGTATCTGGTGTTCCAGCTTCAGGGGCCAATGGCCTCCTGGGGAGAGCCCGCGCCGGGGGAGGTACGTCATACGAATGCCCTGCCCGGGCGCTCTTCCCTGTTGGGGCTATTGGCCGCAGCCCTTGGAATTCGGCGCGATGAGGAAGATAAACTGGCACTTTTGCATCAGCACTATCAGTTTATCCTGTGTGCGAATGAAAAACCGTCCTGGATGCGGGATTACCATACCGTCCAGGTCCCCAAAGCCGTGCGTAACATACGTTGGCGAACCCGTCGTGAAGAGTTACAGGACAAAGCGTTACTGGAAACCACCATTTCCCGTCGTGACTTTTACTGTGATGGCTACTGGCTGGTGATGATAGCCATGACGGAAGGAGCGCCCTGGTCGCTCGCCAGGCTGCGACAGGCGCTGCAATTTCCTGAGTTTCCGCTCTATCTGGGGCGTAAAAGCCATCCGTTGGCGCTGCCCCTCTGGCCGCAAATCTACGAAGGGTTGGCTGGCGACGTTTTGCTTAATGCGCAAGAGGCGTTTCTTACCCGTCTGTCGCAGTTACCGGGCGCACAGCGGCTGGGGCGATTGCAGCCAGTCTGCTGGTGGGAAGGGCAACACGCTGGATTGAAAGAAGAAATCAGGGGAGAACGGCGCGATCAGCCCATCAGCCGTCGACGCTGGCAGTTTGCGCCTCGCGTCTATAGTCAGGGTACAGCGTTCAGGGAGGAATCATGA
- the cas7e gene encoding type I-E CRISPR-associated protein Cas7/Cse4/CasC has product MTTFIQLHFLTAYPAANLNRDDTGAPKSVRMGGAERLRISSQSLKRAWRTSSLFKDALNGAIGIRTAHIGREAAEIMQEAGVDQKKAAEWGAAIAKAFGTPRNEKGDKLKQDPLLNTETGQLVHISPAERQAVHQLAQRLGQDKRAPTAEELELLRHDDMAVDIALFGRMLASSPDYNVEAACQVAHAVGVSATVIEDDFFTAVDDLQKKEEAGAGHIGELGFGSALFYSYVCIDRDRLLENLNGDEALMKRTLRALTECALKVSPTGKQNSFASRAWASWALAEKGNEQPRSLAAAFYQPITGSQQLSDAITRAEALRDNMAKVYDGQTLPCESLNTVTGEGSLTRLIDFVSE; this is encoded by the coding sequence ATGACCACTTTTATTCAGCTCCATTTTCTTACTGCCTACCCGGCCGCTAACCTGAACCGTGATGACACCGGCGCGCCGAAAAGCGTGCGTATGGGAGGGGCGGAGCGGTTGCGTATTTCGTCCCAGAGCCTGAAGCGTGCCTGGCGTACATCCTCTCTGTTTAAAGATGCCCTGAACGGCGCTATCGGTATTCGCACCGCCCATATTGGCCGTGAAGCGGCGGAGATAATGCAGGAAGCGGGTGTGGATCAGAAGAAAGCGGCAGAGTGGGGGGCCGCGATTGCGAAGGCGTTCGGTACGCCACGTAATGAAAAGGGCGATAAGCTTAAACAGGATCCTCTCCTGAATACTGAAACCGGGCAACTGGTTCATATCAGCCCTGCGGAACGGCAGGCCGTGCACCAGCTTGCGCAACGTTTAGGCCAGGACAAACGCGCACCGACGGCTGAAGAACTCGAGTTACTGCGCCATGACGATATGGCCGTCGATATTGCGCTATTTGGCCGTATGCTGGCCTCGTCGCCGGACTATAACGTTGAAGCCGCCTGCCAGGTGGCCCATGCCGTGGGGGTTAGCGCAACGGTGATTGAGGATGATTTTTTTACCGCTGTTGACGATCTGCAAAAGAAAGAAGAGGCCGGGGCCGGTCATATCGGCGAGTTGGGCTTTGGCTCGGCGCTGTTTTACTCCTATGTCTGCATTGACAGAGACCGTCTGCTGGAAAATCTGAACGGCGATGAAGCATTGATGAAACGCACACTGCGGGCGCTGACCGAATGTGCGCTTAAAGTTTCCCCCACCGGTAAGCAAAACAGCTTCGCCAGCCGTGCATGGGCCAGTTGGGCGCTGGCGGAAAAAGGGAACGAACAGCCGCGTTCGCTGGCGGCTGCTTTCTACCAGCCGATAACGGGCAGTCAGCAGTTATCTGATGCCATAACGCGCGCGGAAGCGCTGCGTGACAATATGGCGAAGGTTTATGATGGCCAGACGCTTCCCTGCGAGTCATTGAATACCGTCACTGGTGAAGGATCTCTGACACGGCTTATCGATTTTGTTAGCGAGTAA
- the casB gene encoding type I-E CRISPR-associated protein Cse2/CasB — protein sequence MRLTGVQKAALCRWHERINSMEGRRERASLRRSGELQEAWLAEGFRSLLLTPAFKEYCGDRHQAWRFNALAVVAAVLAHVRHHDERRPFTAQLGRMAPGESKPRFSELRFMRLQRASSSDDLLRQLRRAVRMLEGTANITDLADGVFCWFKEEDARLRHCVLSQQPGEFIHVRWAMDYYQAGSEDDAQQNSADDSAETNNQ from the coding sequence ATGAGACTCACGGGAGTTCAAAAGGCGGCGCTGTGCCGCTGGCATGAACGCATCAACAGCATGGAGGGGCGTCGGGAGCGGGCCAGCCTGCGCCGCAGTGGCGAACTGCAGGAAGCCTGGCTTGCCGAAGGGTTCCGCTCCCTGCTGCTGACACCGGCCTTTAAGGAATACTGTGGCGACAGACACCAGGCCTGGCGTTTTAATGCCCTGGCCGTTGTAGCGGCCGTTCTGGCTCACGTTCGCCATCATGACGAACGGCGTCCCTTTACCGCGCAGCTGGGCAGAATGGCGCCGGGAGAGAGTAAACCGCGCTTCTCAGAGCTGCGCTTTATGCGGTTGCAGCGGGCCAGCAGTTCGGATGATTTACTGCGTCAACTGCGCAGGGCAGTCAGGATGCTGGAAGGCACGGCCAATATTACCGATCTGGCAGACGGTGTTTTTTGCTGGTTTAAAGAAGAGGATGCCCGGCTACGGCATTGCGTTTTAAGTCAACAACCCGGCGAGTTTATTCATGTGCGATGGGCGATGGATTATTACCAGGCCGGCAGCGAAGACGACGCTCAGCAAAATTCAGCAGATGACAGCGCAGAGACCAACAATCAATAA
- the casA gene encoding type I-E CRISPR-associated protein Cse1/CasA — MQSLLYDKWLPVRCRDGAKDWMAPVELADENIEDLAAVRADFQGAAWQFLIGLLQTTLAPQDIEKWEDMLEEGLTEQQLREAFKPVELAFRFGPETPSFMQDYQSLDGEDTPLAALLPEIPGGNTLKRNTDHFIKRGVVEKLCPRCAAQALFSLQINAPAGGKGYRTSLRGGGPLTTLLEFKETPPGTPLWKKLWLNVMPQSEGRMPLPQQYDAAVFPWLAPTRTSEKTITTPEQAHPLQAYWGMPRRIRINFDKTDQGHCDLCGEISSQLLSQMTVKNYGVQYVGWSHPLTPYRRQLKGEGELLSVKGQPGGLCWRDWLGLNWTTASEHNQEIPARAVTQFLKNADKALRHNIRFWSFGYDFDNMKARCWYEHHIPVLITENAQELEPLFAQVIASAGRVLGLLRGALKEAWFGELKNAKGDFSFIDIDFWQQTRPLFEQFVEEVKYGDRVAQQTCEKRLKGKIWQFAKRYFDERVFTSPDAPVDYGQIMKARKKYFTTSEEKLARRKEKQQEGTK, encoded by the coding sequence ATGCAGTCATTACTCTACGATAAATGGCTCCCCGTACGCTGTAGGGATGGCGCTAAAGACTGGATGGCGCCCGTTGAGCTGGCCGATGAAAATATTGAGGATCTCGCCGCGGTACGTGCCGATTTCCAGGGGGCCGCCTGGCAGTTTCTGATCGGCCTGTTACAGACCACGCTGGCCCCGCAGGATATTGAAAAGTGGGAGGATATGCTGGAAGAGGGGCTAACGGAACAGCAACTTCGGGAAGCCTTTAAGCCAGTGGAGTTAGCCTTTCGATTTGGCCCGGAAACGCCTTCTTTTATGCAGGACTATCAGTCTCTGGATGGTGAAGATACGCCGCTGGCGGCGCTATTGCCGGAGATACCCGGCGGCAACACCCTTAAACGTAATACCGACCACTTTATTAAGCGCGGCGTGGTTGAAAAGCTTTGCCCGCGCTGCGCCGCTCAGGCGCTGTTTTCTCTGCAAATTAATGCACCGGCGGGCGGGAAAGGTTACCGCACCAGCCTGCGCGGCGGCGGACCACTGACTACCCTACTGGAATTTAAAGAAACGCCTCCTGGCACACCGCTGTGGAAAAAACTCTGGCTCAATGTCATGCCGCAGTCCGAAGGACGGATGCCGCTACCGCAACAGTATGACGCAGCCGTTTTCCCCTGGCTGGCGCCAACCCGCACCAGCGAAAAGACTATCACTACCCCTGAGCAGGCCCACCCACTCCAGGCTTACTGGGGAATGCCACGCCGTATCCGCATCAACTTTGACAAAACCGACCAGGGGCATTGCGATCTCTGTGGGGAGATTTCATCCCAGCTACTGAGCCAGATGACGGTGAAAAACTATGGCGTACAGTATGTTGGCTGGTCGCATCCCCTTACGCCTTATCGCCGTCAGTTAAAAGGAGAAGGGGAACTCCTTTCGGTGAAGGGCCAGCCTGGCGGTCTGTGCTGGCGCGACTGGCTGGGGCTGAACTGGACAACGGCCAGCGAACATAATCAGGAAATACCCGCCAGAGCTGTCACTCAGTTTCTGAAGAATGCCGACAAAGCGCTGCGCCACAATATCCGCTTTTGGAGCTTTGGTTACGACTTCGACAATATGAAAGCCCGCTGCTGGTATGAGCACCATATTCCGGTATTGATAACGGAAAATGCTCAGGAGCTGGAACCGCTATTTGCCCAGGTCATTGCCTCGGCGGGCAGAGTGCTGGGGCTGCTAAGAGGTGCTCTTAAAGAAGCCTGGTTTGGTGAACTGAAGAATGCCAAAGGGGATTTCAGCTTTATCGACATCGACTTCTGGCAGCAGACCCGGCCGCTGTTCGAACAGTTTGTCGAAGAAGTTAAATATGGCGATCGGGTCGCGCAACAGACCTGTGAAAAACGCCTGAAGGGCAAAATCTGGCAATTCGCGAAACGCTATTTCGACGAGCGTGTATTCACCAGCCCGGATGCGCCGGTCGATTACGGCCAGATTATGAAGGCGCGTAAAAAGTATTTCACCACCAGCGAGGAAAAGCTGGCCAGGCGCAAGGAAAAGCAGCAGGAGGGGACGAAATGA
- the cysH gene encoding phosphoadenosine phosphosulfate reductase codes for MSVLDLTALNALPKDQRGQALADTNAQLEALSAQERVAWALENLPGEFVLSSSFGIQAAVCLHLVTRQRPDIPVILTDTGYLFPETYRFIDELTEKLKLNLKVFRASESPAWQEARYGKLWEQGVEGIERYNQINKVEPMNRALESLGAQSWFAGLRREQSDSRAALPVLGIQRGVFKILPIIDWDNRTVYQYLKQHDLKYHPLWDEGYLSVGDTHTTRKWEPGMAEEETRFFGLKRECGLHEG; via the coding sequence ATGTCCGTACTTGATCTCACTGCGCTAAACGCATTACCGAAAGACCAACGCGGCCAGGCGCTGGCCGACACCAATGCCCAACTGGAAGCGCTGAGCGCTCAGGAGCGCGTGGCCTGGGCTCTGGAAAACCTGCCCGGCGAATTTGTTCTGTCGTCGAGTTTTGGGATTCAGGCGGCGGTTTGTCTGCATCTGGTGACCCGGCAGCGGCCCGATATCCCGGTGATCCTGACCGATACCGGCTATCTGTTCCCGGAAACCTATCGCTTTATCGATGAACTGACCGAAAAGTTAAAACTGAATCTGAAGGTGTTTCGGGCCAGCGAAAGCCCCGCCTGGCAGGAAGCGCGCTACGGTAAGTTGTGGGAACAGGGCGTGGAAGGTATCGAGCGCTATAACCAGATCAACAAAGTAGAGCCGATGAACCGGGCGCTGGAAAGCCTGGGGGCGCAAAGCTGGTTCGCCGGCCTGCGCCGCGAGCAGTCCGACAGCCGCGCCGCTCTGCCGGTATTGGGCATCCAGCGCGGGGTATTTAAAATTCTGCCGATTATCGACTGGGATAACCGCACGGTGTACCAGTATCTGAAGCAGCACGACCTGAAATACCACCCGCTGTGGGACGAAGGCTATCTGTCGGTAGGGGACACCCATACCACCCGTAAATGGGAGCCGGGCATGGCCGAAGAGGAAACCCGCTTCTTTGGACTTAAGCGCGAGTGCGGGTTGCATGAGGGGTGA
- the cysI gene encoding assimilatory sulfite reductase (NADPH) hemoprotein subunit, which translates to MSEKHPGPLVVEGKLADAERMKLESNFLRGTIAEDLNDGLTGGFKGDNFLLIRFHGMYQQDDRDIRAERAEQKLEPRHAMLLRCRLPGGIMTTKQWLAIDKFAGDKTLYGSIRLTNRQTFQFHGILKKNVKPVHQMLHEVGLDALATANDMNRNVLCTSNPIESQLHAEAYEWAKKLSEHLLPRTRAYAEIWWDQEKVATTDEEPILGATYLPRKFKTTVVVPPQNDVDLHANDMNFVAIAENGKLVGFNLLVGGGLSIEHGNKKTYARTASEFGYIPLEHTLAVAEAVVTTQRDWGNRTDRKNAKTKYTLERVGVETFKAEVERRAGITFEPIRPYEFTGRGDRIGWVKGIDDKWHLTLFIENGRILDYPGRPLKTGLRKIAEIHKGDLRLTANQNLIIAGVPESDKASIEALAREHGLMAATSSLRENSMACVSFPTCPLAMAEAERFLPSFVDKVEGLMAAHGVEDENIVLRVTGCPNGCGRAMLAEVGLVGKAPGRYNLHLGGNRIGTRIPRMFRENITEPEILRSLDELIGRWAKEREAGEGFGDFTVRTGIVRPVLDPARDFWE; encoded by the coding sequence ATGAGCGAAAAACATCCCGGACCCCTGGTGGTCGAAGGTAAACTGGCCGATGCCGAGCGCATGAAGCTTGAGAGTAACTTCCTGCGCGGCACCATTGCCGAAGATTTAAACGACGGCCTGACCGGCGGATTTAAGGGCGACAACTTTCTGCTAATCCGCTTTCACGGCATGTATCAGCAGGACGATCGCGACATCCGCGCCGAACGCGCCGAACAGAAACTGGAGCCGCGCCACGCCATGCTGCTGCGCTGCCGCCTGCCGGGCGGCATTATGACCACGAAGCAGTGGCTGGCTATCGACAAATTCGCTGGCGACAAGACGCTGTATGGCAGCATCCGTCTGACCAACCGCCAGACCTTCCAGTTTCACGGCATTCTGAAGAAGAACGTGAAGCCGGTGCACCAGATGCTACACGAAGTGGGGCTGGATGCGCTGGCGACGGCCAACGACATGAACCGTAACGTGCTGTGCACCTCTAACCCGATTGAGTCGCAGCTGCATGCTGAGGCTTACGAGTGGGCCAAAAAGCTTTCTGAGCACCTGCTGCCGCGCACCCGGGCCTATGCGGAAATCTGGTGGGATCAGGAAAAGGTCGCTACCACCGACGAAGAGCCGATCCTCGGGGCGACCTATCTGCCGCGTAAATTTAAAACCACGGTGGTGGTGCCGCCGCAGAACGATGTGGATCTGCATGCCAACGATATGAACTTTGTGGCCATTGCCGAAAACGGCAAACTGGTGGGCTTTAACCTGCTGGTGGGCGGCGGTCTTTCCATTGAGCACGGCAACAAGAAAACCTATGCCCGTACCGCCAGCGAGTTCGGCTATATTCCGCTGGAGCACACCCTGGCGGTGGCGGAAGCGGTGGTCACCACCCAGCGCGACTGGGGCAACCGTACCGACCGTAAAAACGCCAAGACCAAATACACCCTTGAGCGTGTTGGGGTGGAGACCTTTAAGGCCGAAGTGGAGCGCCGGGCAGGCATTACCTTTGAACCGATCCGCCCCTATGAATTCACCGGTCGCGGCGATCGCATCGGTTGGGTGAAGGGTATCGACGATAAGTGGCACCTGACGCTGTTTATCGAAAACGGTCGTATCCTGGACTACCCGGGGCGCCCGCTGAAAACCGGCCTGCGTAAGATCGCCGAAATCCACAAAGGCGATCTGCGCCTGACCGCCAATCAGAACCTGATCATCGCCGGGGTGCCGGAAAGCGATAAAGCTTCGATCGAAGCGCTGGCCCGGGAACATGGCCTGATGGCGGCGACATCCAGCCTGCGTGAAAACTCGATGGCCTGCGTCTCTTTCCCGACCTGCCCGCTGGCGATGGCGGAAGCCGAGCGTTTCCTGCCCAGCTTTGTTGATAAGGTGGAAGGGCTAATGGCGGCTCACGGCGTGGAGGATGAGAATATCGTTCTGCGCGTAACCGGCTGCCCCAACGGCTGCGGCCGCGCCATGCTGGCGGAAGTGGGGCTGGTGGGTAAGGCACCCGGGCGCTATAACCTACATCTTGGCGGTAACCGCATCGGCACCCGTATTCCGCGGATGTTCCGGGAAAACATCACCGAGCCGGAGATCCTGAGATCCCTTGATGAACTGATAGGGCGCTGGGCCAAAGAGCGTGAAGCGGGCGAAGGCTTCGGCGACTTCACCGTGCGTACCGGAATTGTGCGGCCGGTCCTCGATCCGGCGCGCGATTTCTGGGAATAA